A part of Tardiphaga sp. vice304 genomic DNA contains:
- a CDS encoding quinoprotein relay system zinc metallohydrolase 2 has protein sequence MMRSSILLATLAILLTGIVQAQHDEPALAVDQIAPGVFVHAGRIALMDEANAGDIANLGFIVGRDAVAVIDSGGSVRVGRQLRAAIRQRTGLPVRYAIATHGHPDHVFGHAAFTGDGVIHVGHRQLPQALAQRGPHYLAAFRRLLGDALIDEVRIVAPTLLVENDTTLDLGGRTLALRAWPTAHSDSDLTVMDDATGTLFAGDLVFRGHIPVVDGSLRGWLGVMDKLAALPANRVVPGHGAVGEWPAVLADQRRYLQRLDADLRTLIAQGAPLRAAQQAGAPEPSRWQLVDDYHARNATAAYSEIEWE, from the coding sequence ATGATGCGTAGCAGCATCCTCCTCGCAACGCTGGCGATTTTACTGACGGGCATTGTGCAAGCGCAGCACGACGAACCGGCCCTGGCTGTGGATCAGATCGCTCCTGGCGTTTTCGTGCATGCGGGCCGGATCGCCTTGATGGACGAAGCCAATGCCGGCGACATCGCCAATCTCGGATTCATCGTCGGGCGCGATGCCGTGGCGGTGATCGACAGCGGTGGCAGCGTGCGCGTCGGTCGGCAGTTGCGCGCGGCCATCCGCCAGCGCACCGGACTTCCGGTGCGCTATGCCATCGCCACCCACGGCCATCCCGATCATGTCTTCGGCCACGCTGCTTTTACCGGCGACGGCGTCATCCATGTCGGCCACCGCCAACTGCCGCAGGCGCTGGCGCAGCGCGGGCCGCATTATCTCGCCGCATTCCGTCGCCTGCTCGGCGACGCGCTGATCGACGAAGTTCGGATCGTCGCGCCGACATTGCTGGTTGAGAACGACACGACGCTCGATCTCGGCGGTCGCACGCTGGCGCTGAGAGCGTGGCCGACGGCCCATAGCGACAGCGACCTGACCGTGATGGACGATGCGACCGGCACGCTGTTTGCCGGCGACCTGGTGTTTCGCGGGCATATTCCGGTCGTCGATGGCAGCCTGCGCGGCTGGCTCGGCGTGATGGACAAACTGGCGGCCTTGCCGGCCAACCGCGTCGTGCCCGGCCACGGCGCCGTCGGCGAGTGGCCGGCTGTCCTGGCCGACCAGCGGCGTTATCTGCAACGGCTCGACGCCGATCTCCGCACCCTGATCGCCCAGGGCGCGCCGCTGCGTGCGGCGCAGCAGGCCGGCGCGCCGGAACCATCGCGATGGCAATTGGTCGACGACTACCATGCCCGCAACGCCACCGCGGCCTATTCGGAAATTGAGTGGGAATGA
- a CDS encoding quinoprotein dehydrogenase-associated SoxYZ-like carrier, which yields MIAGRLFKAAFLVLVLHGPAQAADPPYDPWPGLVQDIFDSRPMLDGAGVLAIEMPARAEDAAIVPVTLRTMLPPGDSRRVRAITLVIDQNPAPMAGRFEFGPDSTISEISTRVRVNNYSDVHAVAELSDGQLYMTKVFVKASGGCSAPAAKNAQEARGRLGQIRFRQFARTGDTPASGAREAQVMIGHPNNSGLQMDQVTRHYVPAFFVNDIKIWQDDRLLLSLQGGISISEDPNLRFTHLPGDAKRYRVEARDTEGHLFAGEWKAEGSGI from the coding sequence ATGATCGCAGGTCGTCTTTTTAAGGCCGCTTTTCTTGTCCTCGTGCTTCACGGTCCCGCGCAGGCGGCCGACCCGCCTTACGATCCCTGGCCCGGTTTGGTGCAGGACATTTTCGATAGCCGCCCGATGCTGGACGGCGCCGGCGTGCTCGCCATCGAGATGCCCGCCCGCGCCGAGGATGCCGCGATCGTGCCGGTGACCTTGCGCACCATGCTGCCGCCAGGCGACAGCCGCCGCGTCCGCGCGATCACGCTGGTGATCGACCAGAACCCGGCGCCGATGGCCGGCCGCTTCGAGTTCGGCCCGGACTCCACAATCTCGGAAATTTCCACGCGCGTTCGCGTCAACAATTACAGCGACGTCCATGCGGTGGCCGAACTCAGCGACGGCCAGCTCTACATGACGAAGGTATTCGTGAAGGCCTCCGGCGGCTGCTCCGCACCGGCGGCCAAAAACGCGCAGGAAGCGCGCGGCAGGCTCGGCCAGATCCGCTTCCGGCAATTCGCCCGGACCGGCGACACCCCGGCCAGCGGCGCCCGCGAAGCACAGGTAATGATCGGCCACCCCAACAATTCCGGCCTGCAGATGGATCAGGTGACGCGGCACTACGTGCCGGCGTTCTTCGTCAACGACATCAAGATCTGGCAGGACGACCGCCTGCTGCTGTCGCTGCAGGGCGGGATCTCGATCTCGGAAGATCCCAACCTCCGTTTCACCCACCTGCCGGGCGACGCCAAACGCTACCGCGTCGAGGCACGGGATACCGAAGGGCACCTGTTCGCGGGCGAGTGGAAGGCCGAGGGGTCGGGGATATAG
- a CDS encoding catalase, with protein MAKSTTRSGTKPATVTIHDQQLVRGAGGELHQIAEGDTPILTTANGGPVLDDQNTLKIGARGPALIEDFHFREKMFHFDHERIPERVVHARGYGAHGFFETYESLAKYTRADLFQRAGERTPAFVRFSTVAGSKGSADLARDVRGFAVKIYSKEGNWDLFGNNIPVFFIQDAIKFPDLIHAVKEEPDSAFPQAQSAHDNFWDFISLTPESMHMVMWQMSDRTLPRSLRFMEGFGVHTFRFVNAKDESTFVKFHWKPKLGLQSVLWNEAVKINGADPDFHRRDLWNAIQSGSFPEWELQVQLFNQEFADQFDFDVLDPTKLIPEEILKPIPIGRLVLDRMPDNFFAETEQVAFMTQNVPPGIDFSNDPLLQGRNFSYLDTQLKRLGGPNFTHIPINAPKCPFAHFQQDGHGAMHNPKGHVNYQPNSFGAGPRQSPERGFRSFAAIEHGPKTRLRPESFSDHYSQARQFFLSQTKGEQHHIAAALTFELSKVKTPVIRERMVSHLLNIEEGLASKVASMLGIKEMPEPADAAQPTRQDLSESAALSIVMKGPGRFEGRKLGIVVTDGTDAKLLAALQAAVFKAGATFEIIAPKVGGADASDGTLIEADQMIDGGPSVLYDAVALLPGAKGIDDLLMESTARDFVADAFAHCKFIGYVDAAVPLFAKAGLADSMDEGFIELASPADIDGFIKELGKLRLWSREPSVKSR; from the coding sequence ATGGCAAAATCCACCACCCGGTCCGGCACAAAACCGGCGACCGTCACAATTCACGACCAGCAACTCGTCCGGGGCGCCGGCGGCGAACTGCACCAGATTGCCGAGGGCGATACGCCGATCCTCACCACCGCCAACGGCGGACCGGTGCTCGATGACCAGAACACGCTGAAGATCGGCGCCAGAGGCCCTGCACTGATCGAGGACTTCCATTTTCGCGAGAAGATGTTCCATTTCGACCACGAGCGCATTCCCGAGCGCGTGGTCCATGCCCGCGGCTACGGCGCGCACGGCTTCTTCGAAACTTACGAGTCGCTGGCAAAATACACCCGCGCCGATCTGTTCCAGCGCGCCGGCGAGCGCACTCCGGCCTTTGTGCGGTTCTCCACCGTCGCCGGCAGCAAGGGCTCGGCGGATCTGGCGCGCGACGTGCGCGGCTTCGCGGTCAAGATCTACAGCAAGGAAGGCAACTGGGATCTGTTCGGCAACAACATCCCGGTGTTCTTCATCCAGGACGCGATCAAATTTCCCGACCTGATCCACGCCGTCAAGGAAGAGCCGGACTCGGCGTTTCCCCAGGCGCAGTCGGCGCATGACAATTTCTGGGACTTCATCTCGCTGACCCCGGAGAGCATGCACATGGTCATGTGGCAGATGTCAGACCGGACGCTGCCGCGCTCACTGCGCTTCATGGAAGGGTTCGGCGTCCACACCTTCCGCTTCGTCAATGCCAAGGACGAATCCACCTTCGTGAAGTTCCACTGGAAGCCGAAGCTCGGCCTGCAGTCGGTGCTGTGGAACGAAGCCGTCAAGATCAACGGCGCCGATCCCGATTTCCACCGCCGCGACCTGTGGAACGCGATCCAGTCCGGCAGTTTTCCGGAATGGGAGTTGCAGGTGCAGCTGTTCAACCAAGAATTCGCCGACCAGTTCGACTTCGACGTGCTCGATCCGACCAAGTTGATCCCGGAAGAAATCCTCAAGCCGATCCCGATCGGGCGTCTAGTGCTCGACCGCATGCCGGATAATTTCTTCGCCGAGACCGAGCAGGTCGCGTTCATGACGCAGAACGTGCCGCCCGGCATCGACTTCTCCAACGATCCGCTGCTGCAGGGCCGCAACTTCTCCTACCTGGACACGCAGTTGAAGCGTCTCGGCGGACCGAACTTCACGCATATCCCGATCAACGCGCCGAAATGCCCGTTCGCGCACTTCCAGCAGGACGGCCACGGCGCGATGCATAATCCGAAGGGCCACGTGAACTATCAGCCGAATTCCTTCGGCGCCGGTCCCCGACAGTCGCCAGAGCGCGGCTTCAGGTCCTTTGCCGCGATCGAGCACGGCCCGAAGACCCGGCTGCGTCCGGAGAGCTTCTCCGACCACTACAGCCAGGCGCGGCAGTTTTTCCTCAGCCAGACCAAGGGCGAGCAGCACCATATCGCGGCTGCGCTGACCTTCGAACTCAGCAAGGTCAAGACGCCTGTGATCCGCGAACGGATGGTGTCGCATCTCCTGAATATCGAGGAAGGCCTCGCCAGCAAGGTCGCCTCGATGCTCGGGATCAAGGAGATGCCCGAGCCCGCCGATGCCGCACAGCCGACCCGGCAGGATCTCTCGGAGTCCGCGGCGCTCAGCATCGTCATGAAGGGGCCCGGGCGGTTCGAGGGCCGCAAGCTCGGCATCGTCGTCACCGACGGGACCGACGCCAAGCTTTTGGCGGCGCTTCAGGCGGCGGTCTTCAAGGCCGGCGCCACCTTCGAGATCATCGCGCCCAAGGTCGGAGGTGCCGACGCCAGCGACGGCACACTCATCGAAGCCGACCAGATGATCGATGGCGGCCCATCGGTACTGTACGACGCCGTGGCGCTATTGCCCGGCGCCAAGGGCATCGACGACCTGCTGATGGAGTCCACCGCCCGGGACTTCGTCGCCGACGCCTTCGCGCATTGCAAGTTCATCGGCTACGTCGATGCCGCCGTTCCGCTGTTCGCCAAGGCAGGGCTCGCCGACTCGATGGATGAAGGTTTCATCGAACTCGCCAGCCCCGCCGATATCGACGGCTTCATCAAAGAGCTTGGCAAGCTACGGCTGTGGAGCCGCGAACCCAGCGTCAAGTCACGATGA